From a region of the Halomonas sp. HL-93 genome:
- a CDS encoding ABC transporter ATP-binding protein, which translates to MAEPALSIRGLTKQYGNGFQALKGIDLDVQQGDFFALLGPNGAGKSTTLGVVCSLVQKTQGKVSIFGIDIDKDFAKAKYQLGVVPQEFNFNQFEKVLDIVLAQAGYYGMTRREALPRAEQLLTDLGLWDKRNGSARMLSGGMKRRLMIARALMHRPKLLILDEPTAGVDIELRRSMWEYMRRINRDEGTTIILTTHYLEEAESLCRNIAIINHGEIVRNTSVRELLAELSRETFLLDLAAPVSDAPVVDGFDIQRVEASQLSLVVHRGQRLNDVFSALTDQGLQVVSMRNRANRLEEMFVSMVEGSQNAIDKRAEQPKEARV; encoded by the coding sequence ATGGCCGAACCGGCATTGTCGATACGTGGCCTTACCAAACAGTATGGCAACGGCTTTCAAGCGTTAAAAGGTATTGATCTTGACGTCCAGCAGGGCGATTTTTTTGCGCTATTGGGCCCTAACGGCGCAGGCAAATCCACCACGTTGGGTGTGGTCTGTTCTCTGGTGCAGAAAACCCAGGGAAAGGTGTCGATCTTTGGCATCGATATCGATAAAGACTTCGCTAAAGCTAAATACCAGTTGGGCGTAGTGCCTCAAGAGTTTAACTTTAACCAGTTTGAAAAAGTCCTCGATATCGTGCTGGCGCAAGCGGGCTATTATGGAATGACGCGCCGTGAGGCCTTGCCTCGCGCCGAGCAGCTACTGACTGATCTCGGGTTATGGGATAAGCGCAACGGCAGCGCGCGGATGCTTTCTGGTGGCATGAAGCGGCGGTTGATGATTGCGCGTGCCTTGATGCATCGCCCCAAGTTGCTGATTCTCGATGAGCCAACCGCCGGAGTTGATATCGAGCTGCGGCGTAGCATGTGGGAATACATGCGGCGGATTAATCGCGACGAAGGCACCACCATCATCCTCACGACGCATTACCTGGAGGAAGCCGAGAGTTTATGCCGCAATATTGCGATCATTAACCACGGTGAAATTGTCCGTAATACCAGCGTGCGCGAGTTGCTCGCCGAACTGAGTAGGGAAACTTTTCTACTGGATCTTGCGGCGCCTGTCAGCGATGCCCCCGTGGTGGATGGGTTCGATATCCAGCGGGTGGAGGCCTCGCAGTTGTCGCTGGTGGTTCATCGCGGTCAGCGACTCAACGATGTGTTCAGTGCATTAACCGACCAGGGCTTGCAGGTTGTGTCGATGCGTAATCGCGCCAACCGGTTAGAGGAAATGTTCGTATCGATGGTGGAGGGGAGTCAAAACGCGATCGATAAGCGTGCCGAACAACCAAAGGAGGCGCGGGTATGA
- a CDS encoding ABC transporter permease, with protein sequence MNASQTLIALWTLVLKEIKRFTRIWPQTLLPPSITMAMYFIIFGNLIGSRIGDMDGFTYMDFIVPGLIMMSVITNSYSNVASSFFSNKFQRSIEELMVSPMPNWVILSGFIFGGMARGLGVGLIVTVVSLFFTRLTVEHPLLTVLVVVLTSALFSIGGFINALLADKFDDISIVPTFILTPLTYLGGVFYSISMLPDFWQGVSMLNPILYMVNVFRYGFLGVSDIPVGWALAAVLGFIVVLFAIALRMLERGKGIRS encoded by the coding sequence ATGAATGCGAGTCAAACCCTTATCGCCTTGTGGACGCTGGTGCTCAAAGAGATCAAGCGTTTCACGCGGATATGGCCACAAACGTTGTTGCCACCCTCTATCACCATGGCCATGTATTTTATTATTTTCGGCAATCTGATTGGCTCGCGCATTGGTGATATGGACGGCTTCACCTACATGGACTTTATTGTCCCTGGCCTGATCATGATGTCGGTGATTACCAATAGCTACTCCAATGTGGCCTCAAGCTTCTTCTCCAACAAGTTTCAGCGTTCAATTGAGGAGTTGATGGTATCGCCCATGCCCAACTGGGTGATTTTATCCGGCTTTATTTTTGGGGGTATGGCGCGCGGTTTAGGTGTTGGGCTGATTGTCACCGTGGTTTCGCTGTTTTTTACCCGCCTGACGGTCGAGCATCCGTTGCTTACCGTGCTGGTGGTGGTGCTCACCTCTGCGCTATTTTCCATCGGTGGTTTTATCAACGCGCTGTTGGCCGACAAGTTTGACGATATTTCGATTGTCCCCACCTTTATTCTCACGCCGCTTACCTATCTGGGCGGGGTGTTTTACTCGATTTCCATGTTGCCGGATTTTTGGCAGGGCGTGTCGATGCTCAACCCCATTTTATACATGGTGAACGTTTTCCGTTATGGTTTCTTAGGCGTATCAGATATTCCCGTTGGCTGGGCGCTGGCTGCTGTGTTGGGCTTTATTGTGGTCCTCTTCGCGATAGCGTTGCGTATGCTAGAGCGCGGTAAAGGAATACGGAGTTAA
- the queF gene encoding NADPH-dependent 7-cyano-7-deazaguanine reductase QueF (Catalyzes the NADPH-dependent reduction of 7-cyano-7-deazaguanine (preQ0) to 7-aminomethyl-7-deazaguanine (preQ1) in queuosine biosynthesis), producing MSHRPDTLAHAPLGRESAYPDAYDPGLLYPISRTANRAPLGIVEGSLPFVGEDEWHAFEVSWLNGRGKPIVAVARFRLPADSPNLIESKSWKLYLNSFNQTRFADRDEVINTLAQDLAGAAGAPVSVTLFDVDAEALAPKCLPGECLDALDIDVNDYTPSAEHLAVSAQVVEETLYSHLLKSNCPVTGQPDWGSVMIRYKGPKLEREGLLRYLIGYRQHQDFHEHCVEHIFTDLMHHAQPSELLVLARYVRRGGLDISPWRATPGLAPPSPQRLARQ from the coding sequence ATGTCGCATCGACCCGATACTCTTGCGCACGCGCCGCTGGGACGTGAATCTGCTTATCCAGACGCTTACGACCCTGGGCTTCTCTATCCCATTTCACGCACGGCGAACCGTGCCCCGCTAGGCATTGTTGAGGGCAGCCTGCCGTTTGTCGGTGAAGATGAATGGCACGCTTTTGAGGTCTCTTGGTTGAATGGGCGCGGCAAACCCATTGTGGCGGTGGCTCGCTTTCGTTTACCTGCCGACTCACCCAACTTGATTGAGTCAAAATCATGGAAGCTTTACCTCAACAGCTTCAACCAAACCCGCTTTGCCGACCGAGATGAGGTCATTAATACGTTAGCGCAAGATTTAGCGGGTGCGGCAGGTGCGCCCGTTAGCGTTACGCTTTTCGACGTAGACGCAGAGGCCCTGGCACCTAAATGCTTGCCAGGGGAATGTCTGGATGCGCTGGATATCGACGTCAACGATTACACCCCCAGTGCCGAGCATTTGGCGGTTAGCGCGCAGGTCGTTGAAGAGACGCTTTACTCGCATCTATTAAAGTCCAACTGTCCAGTGACGGGCCAGCCCGATTGGGGCAGCGTGATGATTCGCTATAAAGGCCCTAAGCTGGAGCGCGAGGGGCTGTTGCGTTATTTGATCGGCTACCGTCAGCATCAGGATTTTCATGAGCATTGTGTCGAACATATCTTTACCGACTTAATGCACCACGCCCAACCCAGTGAACTGTTGGTGCTGGCGCGCTATGTGCGTCGCGGCGGGTTGGATATCAGCCCTTGGCGGGCCACCCCGGGGCTTGCGCCGCCTAGCCCGCAGCGCCTAGCAAGGCAGTAA